The DNA segment CGCCGAGCGGCGACTTTCGACCGGGTGATCTTCTTTGATCAGACCATCCATCAAGCGAATCGAACGCTTGGCATGATGCGAAACGTCGTCTTCGTGCGTCACCAGAATGATCGTTCGTCCCTCGTCGTTGAGAGTCTCGAACAAGTGCAAGATTTCTTCGGTGGTGCGTGAGTCGAGGTTACCGGTCGGTTCGTCCGCCAGGATATAGTCGGGATTGTTGATCAAGCTACGGGCCACCGCCACACGCTGCTGCTGACCACCAGAAAGCTGAGTCGGTCGGTGCCCCATACGATCGCCCAGACCGACCATCTTGGCCAATTCACGGGCACGATGATGATCGGCAGCGGTGACGTGACCTCGGTAGAAGAGTGGAACCTCGATGTTCTCGATCACTGTCAGCTGCTGAATCAGATTGTACGACTGAAACACAAACCCGATTCGGGAAGCACGTAGCTGCGAAAGCTGATCGTCGGTCAGCGTACTGGTATCTCGCCCCCCCAGAACAACCTGGCCTGATGAAGGGCGATCGAGACAACCGAGCATATTGAGCAGCGTGCTCTTGCCAGAGCCCGACGTCCCCATGATGGAAACGTAGTCGCCCTCGGGAACATCGAAGTTTATCCCTCGC comes from the Bremerella sp. JC817 genome and includes:
- a CDS encoding ABC transporter ATP-binding protein produces the protein MNYATRVVDLKKIYHLKGETVHALRGINFDVPEGDYVSIMGTSGSGKSTLLNMLGCLDRPSSGQVVLGGRDTSTLTDDQLSQLRASRIGFVFQSYNLIQQLTVIENIEVPLFYRGHVTAADHHRARELAKMVGLGDRMGHRPTQLSGGQQQRVAVARSLINNPDYILADEPTGNLDSRTTEEILHLFETLNDEGRTIILVTHEDDVSHHAKRSIRLMDGLIKEDHPVESRRSAKAQRGLDTSALNLT